The following are encoded together in the Salmonella enterica subsp. enterica serovar Choleraesuis genome:
- a CDS encoding aspartate aminotransferase family protein yields the protein MKMQANEQRDTKSWQAMDAAHHIHAFVDQKKLNAEGPRVITQGQGMYLWDSEGKKYLDGMSGLWCTQLGYGRKDLIEAATRQMEQLNYYNMFFHTTNPAVIELSELLFSLLPDRYSHVIYTNSGSESNEVLVRTVRRFWQVVGQPSKRIMIGRWNGYHGSTLATSALGGMKPMHEMGGMLPDFAHIGEPYWYAQGGNQTLEEFGLARARELEDKILELGSDNVAAFVAEPFQGAGGMIFPPANYWAEIQRICRKYDVLLCADEVIGGFGRTGEWFAHQHFGFEPDTLSIAKGLTSGYVPMGGLVLSRRMADALVERGGVFASGLTYSGHPVAAAVAIANLKALRDEQIVERVKNDTGQYLQKCLREIFTDHPLVGDIQGAGMVAALQLAEDKATRKRFAKEDEIAWQCRSYGFEEGVIIRSTQGRMIMAPALIANHAEIDELLDKTRRALDRSARDLGRL from the coding sequence ATGAAAATGCAAGCTAACGAGCAGCGCGATACAAAATCCTGGCAGGCCATGGACGCGGCACACCACATTCACGCTTTTGTCGATCAGAAGAAGCTTAACGCAGAGGGGCCGCGTGTAATCACACAGGGGCAGGGGATGTATCTGTGGGATAGCGAAGGAAAAAAATACCTGGATGGTATGTCCGGCCTGTGGTGTACCCAGCTCGGCTACGGGCGTAAAGATCTGATTGAGGCGGCAACCCGCCAGATGGAACAGTTGAACTACTACAACATGTTTTTCCATACCACCAACCCGGCGGTCATCGAGCTTTCGGAGCTGCTGTTCAGTCTGCTGCCAGACCGCTACAGTCATGTGATTTATACCAACTCAGGCTCTGAATCCAACGAGGTTCTGGTACGTACCGTTCGCCGTTTCTGGCAGGTGGTGGGGCAACCGTCAAAACGCATTATGATTGGCCGCTGGAACGGTTACCACGGTTCCACCCTGGCAACCAGCGCGCTTGGCGGCATGAAACCGATGCATGAGATGGGCGGCATGTTGCCGGACTTTGCTCATATTGGCGAACCGTACTGGTATGCGCAGGGCGGCAATCAGACTTTGGAAGAATTTGGCCTGGCGCGCGCCCGCGAGCTGGAAGACAAAATTCTGGAGCTGGGCAGCGATAACGTGGCGGCCTTTGTTGCGGAGCCATTCCAGGGGGCGGGCGGCATGATCTTCCCACCGGCGAATTATTGGGCTGAGATCCAGCGCATCTGTCGTAAGTATGATGTACTGCTTTGTGCCGATGAGGTGATTGGCGGCTTTGGGCGTACCGGCGAGTGGTTTGCGCATCAGCACTTTGGGTTCGAGCCAGATACGCTGTCGATAGCTAAAGGGCTGACTTCTGGTTATGTACCCATGGGCGGCCTGGTGTTATCTCGCAGAATGGCCGATGCGCTGGTGGAGCGCGGTGGCGTGTTTGCATCCGGCCTGACCTACTCCGGGCATCCGGTTGCGGCGGCGGTAGCCATTGCTAACCTTAAAGCACTGCGCGATGAGCAAATAGTTGAGCGCGTGAAGAATGATACCGGGCAGTACCTGCAAAAATGCCTGCGTGAAATCTTTACCGACCATCCGCTGGTTGGCGATATTCAGGGGGCTGGCATGGTCGCCGCGCTGCAGCTGGCTGAAGATAAGGCAACCCGCAAACGTTTTGCTAAAGAGGATGAAATTGCCTGGCAGTGCCGCAGCTACGGGTTTGAGGAGGGTGTTATCATTCGTTCAACTCAGGGACGCATGATTATGGCGCCGGCCCTGATAGCTAACCATGCTGAAATTGATGAACTGCTGGATAAAACCCGCCGGGCACTCGATCGCTCAGCCCGGGATTTAGGCCGGCTATAA
- a CDS encoding amino acid APC family transporter, which produces MQIKKLGLLSLLAVAVGLVVSQGVMVMMLHGAGMAGLSFVWPLALAWVLALTYACSFSELALMIPKAGSLSSYTEVALGQFTAIVATFSGYIVVAMFALSAELLLLDLVVSSLFPGLAIPPLMIGAAVLLVFTLLNLLNIDVFARLQFVLAAVMVVTLLALGFFAISSPHAQPIEALWSKENLAPMGWGVIVLVASGIWGFVGAEFVCPLVEQTERPERNIPRAMMIGLSIIFVTVLVYGLGALLVVPREELANNSLPHYLYALNVFGTTGKALLLAAAFTATCSTLNSSLATISRMLSGMAENGQAFTCFKIHSARTGAPWVAVVFVALITGLPMLLMSAESVSILLLAAALCWLLAYIVAHINVMVLRHRYPDLPRPFRTPFYPLPQLFGIGGMLYAMWEASPSPDMTGEIFGIAGGVLALVAIIAALWVKFVMRKPLFRPEPIEHVLNQQVASPIRNYSQSQTIVYQSGESHENAS; this is translated from the coding sequence ATGCAGATAAAAAAACTAGGCTTGCTCTCTTTACTGGCAGTGGCGGTTGGGCTGGTCGTTTCTCAGGGTGTAATGGTCATGATGCTGCACGGTGCGGGCATGGCCGGGCTAAGTTTTGTATGGCCCCTGGCTCTCGCCTGGGTGCTGGCACTCACCTACGCCTGCTCTTTTTCTGAACTGGCGCTGATGATCCCCAAAGCCGGTAGTCTGAGTAGCTATACCGAGGTTGCCCTTGGGCAGTTTACGGCTATTGTCGCCACATTTTCTGGCTATATCGTTGTAGCGATGTTTGCGCTTTCTGCCGAATTGTTACTACTTGATTTAGTCGTCAGCAGCCTGTTTCCCGGTCTTGCTATCCCACCACTGATGATTGGTGCGGCGGTGTTGCTGGTATTTACGCTGCTGAATCTACTTAATATTGATGTGTTTGCCCGCCTGCAGTTTGTCCTCGCGGCAGTGATGGTTGTCACACTGCTGGCTCTGGGTTTCTTTGCTATCAGCAGTCCCCACGCTCAGCCGATCGAGGCGTTATGGAGTAAAGAAAACCTGGCTCCAATGGGCTGGGGCGTGATTGTGCTAGTGGCCTCGGGAATTTGGGGATTTGTTGGTGCAGAGTTCGTCTGCCCGCTGGTGGAGCAAACCGAGCGCCCGGAGCGCAATATTCCCCGCGCGATGATGATTGGGCTGAGCATTATTTTCGTGACAGTTTTAGTTTACGGACTGGGCGCGCTGCTGGTAGTGCCGAGAGAGGAGCTGGCGAATAATAGTCTGCCCCACTATCTGTATGCGCTAAATGTATTTGGCACTACCGGCAAAGCCTTGCTGTTGGCTGCGGCATTTACCGCTACCTGTAGCACCCTTAACTCGTCGCTGGCGACTATCTCCCGCATGCTGAGCGGTATGGCGGAAAATGGTCAGGCATTTACTTGTTTCAAAATTCATAGCGCTCGTACCGGTGCCCCATGGGTGGCGGTGGTTTTTGTGGCGCTGATAACCGGCCTGCCAATGCTGCTTATGAGCGCGGAGTCCGTCAGTATTCTGCTGCTGGCCGCCGCCCTGTGTTGGCTACTGGCTTATATCGTGGCCCATATTAATGTCATGGTATTGCGCCATCGTTACCCAGATTTACCGCGTCCGTTCCGTACCCCTTTTTACCCTTTACCTCAGCTGTTTGGCATTGGCGGCATGCTATATGCCATGTGGGAAGCCTCGCCATCCCCAGACATGACCGGCGAAATTTTTGGTATCGCAGGCGGTGTGCTGGCGCTGGTGGCAATTATTGCCGCGCTGTGGGTCAAGTTTGTTATGCGTAAGCCTCTGTTCCGCCCGGAGCCGATTGAACACGTGCTGAATCAGCAGGTTGCTTCACCAATAAGAAATTATTCCCAGAGTCAGACTATCGTCTACCAATCAGGAGAATCACATGAAAATGCAAGCTAA
- a CDS encoding aldehyde dehydrogenase, producing the protein MLTLREWQQAASRQRFITQAWIGGALRDAASGQTFTVTNPATQQVLAQVTQSGEQEVDLAVRQARQSFERGDWARQSPSARKAVLQRLAALILENREELALLDSLCMGKPVMEAWNVDVPGSAYIFNWYAESLDKLYGQVAPTAPDALATVTRSALGVVAAIVPWNYPLEMATWKIAPALAAGNSVILKPAEQSPFSALRLAELALEAGVPEGVFSVLPGTGEVTGKALGLHSDIDSLVFTGSTAVGKYLMQYAGQSNLKQVWLECGGKSPNLVFADCRHLDLAAQKAAQAIFYNQGEVCSANSRLLVERSIYDEFIERVIAHSANWQPGDPLDPASQVGAMVSREQAGRVKEYIDGARQQGARLVYGGERVAINGVDNYLQPTVFSDVTPEMTLAREEVFGPVLAVMPFDSEQQAIAMANDSQYGLAASVWSDDLNRAHRVAQALNVGTVSVNTVDALDVSVPFGGGKQSGFGRDLSLHAFDKYSQLKTTWIQFHPDETVQHSSSPARES; encoded by the coding sequence ATGCTGACGTTGAGAGAGTGGCAGCAGGCTGCCAGCCGGCAGCGTTTTATTACCCAGGCCTGGATAGGTGGAGCGCTGCGCGATGCGGCGTCCGGGCAAACTTTTACGGTGACTAACCCGGCAACGCAGCAGGTTTTAGCTCAGGTTACTCAAAGCGGTGAGCAGGAAGTTGACCTGGCCGTGCGTCAGGCGCGACAAAGTTTTGAACGCGGTGACTGGGCGCGCCAAAGCCCGTCGGCGCGTAAAGCTGTATTACAACGGCTGGCGGCGCTTATTCTCGAAAACCGTGAAGAACTGGCGCTGCTGGACTCTCTTTGTATGGGTAAGCCGGTGATGGAGGCATGGAATGTCGATGTCCCTGGCTCGGCTTATATCTTCAACTGGTATGCCGAAAGCCTCGATAAGCTCTACGGTCAGGTTGCGCCAACCGCGCCCGATGCGCTGGCAACGGTTACCCGCAGTGCGCTTGGCGTTGTAGCCGCAATTGTGCCGTGGAACTACCCGCTGGAGATGGCGACCTGGAAAATTGCTCCGGCGCTGGCCGCGGGCAACAGCGTTATTTTAAAACCGGCGGAACAGTCGCCTTTCTCGGCTTTACGATTGGCGGAGCTGGCTCTGGAAGCCGGGGTTCCAGAAGGTGTATTCAGCGTATTGCCTGGAACCGGTGAAGTCACCGGCAAAGCGCTGGGCCTGCATTCTGATATCGACAGTCTGGTCTTTACCGGTTCGACGGCGGTGGGTAAATATTTGATGCAGTACGCCGGGCAATCGAACCTTAAGCAGGTGTGGCTGGAGTGCGGCGGGAAAAGCCCGAACCTGGTTTTTGCCGATTGCCGGCATCTGGATCTGGCTGCACAGAAAGCGGCTCAGGCGATTTTCTACAACCAGGGAGAAGTATGTTCTGCCAACTCGCGGCTGCTGGTAGAGCGCAGCATTTATGATGAATTTATTGAGCGGGTGATTGCTCATTCGGCTAACTGGCAGCCGGGCGATCCTCTCGATCCTGCCAGCCAGGTGGGGGCCATGGTTAGCCGGGAACAGGCTGGCCGGGTGAAAGAGTATATTGATGGAGCCCGACAGCAGGGGGCCAGGCTGGTTTACGGCGGTGAGCGGGTTGCTATCAACGGCGTGGATAACTATTTGCAGCCCACGGTATTTAGTGACGTAACGCCTGAGATGACGCTGGCGCGAGAAGAGGTTTTTGGGCCGGTGCTGGCGGTAATGCCGTTTGATAGTGAGCAGCAGGCCATTGCGATGGCTAACGATAGCCAGTATGGGCTGGCCGCTTCGGTATGGAGTGACGATCTCAACCGTGCTCATCGGGTAGCACAGGCACTCAATGTTGGCACCGTCTCCGTGAATACTGTGGATGCGTTGGATGTTAGCGTACCGTTTGGTGGGGGCAAACAGTCTGGCTTTGGACGCGATTTGTCGCTACATGCCTTTGATAAGTACAGCCAGCTTAAAACGACCTGGATACAGTTTCATCCTGATGAAACTGTGCAACATAGCTCATCGCCAGCGCGGGAGTCATAG
- the lpdA gene encoding dihydrolipoyl dehydrogenase — MSTEIKAQVVVLGAGPAGYSAAFRCADLGLETVLVERYNTLGGVCLNVGCIPSKALLHVAKVIEEAKALADHGIVFGEPKTDIDKIRTWKEKVITQLTGGLAGMAKGRKVKVVNGLGKFTGANTLEVEGEEGKTVINFDNAIIAAGSRPIQLPFIPHDDPRVWDSTDALELKEVPKRLLVMGGGIIGLEMGTVYHALGSEIDVVEMFDQVIPAADKDVVKVFTKRIGKKFNLMLETKVTAVEAKKDGIYVSMEGKKAPGEAQRYDAVLVAIGRVPNGKNLDAGKAGVEVDDRGFIRVDKQLRTNVPHIYAIGDIVGQPMLAHKGVHEGHVAAEVIAGMKHYFDPKVIPSIAYTEPEVAWVGLTEKEAKEKGISYETSTFPWAASGRAIASDCADGMTKLIFDKETHRIIGGAIVGTNGGELLGEIGLAIEMGCDAEDIALTIHAHPTLHESVGLAAEVFEGSITDLPNPKAKKK, encoded by the coding sequence ATGAGTACTGAAATCAAAGCCCAGGTCGTGGTACTTGGGGCAGGCCCGGCAGGATACTCTGCTGCTTTCCGTTGCGCTGATTTAGGTCTGGAAACCGTACTGGTTGAGCGTTACAACACGCTGGGCGGCGTTTGCCTGAACGTCGGCTGTATCCCTTCTAAAGCGCTGCTGCACGTTGCAAAAGTGATTGAAGAAGCTAAAGCGCTGGCCGATCACGGCATCGTCTTCGGCGAGCCAAAGACTGATATCGACAAGATTCGCACCTGGAAAGAAAAAGTTATCACTCAGCTGACCGGTGGTCTGGCTGGGATGGCAAAAGGTCGTAAAGTTAAGGTTGTTAACGGCCTTGGCAAATTTACCGGTGCCAACACCCTGGAAGTTGAAGGCGAAGAAGGTAAAACCGTTATCAACTTCGATAACGCTATCATCGCAGCGGGCTCTCGTCCGATTCAGCTGCCATTCATCCCACATGACGATCCGCGTGTTTGGGACTCCACCGATGCACTGGAGCTGAAAGAAGTTCCTAAACGCCTGCTGGTAATGGGCGGCGGCATCATCGGCCTGGAAATGGGTACCGTTTATCACGCGCTGGGTTCAGAAATTGACGTGGTTGAGATGTTCGACCAGGTAATCCCAGCCGCTGACAAAGACGTAGTGAAGGTTTTCACTAAGCGTATCGGTAAGAAATTCAACCTGATGCTGGAAACCAAAGTCACCGCAGTAGAAGCCAAAAAAGACGGTATCTACGTGTCGATGGAAGGTAAAAAAGCGCCGGGTGAAGCACAGCGTTACGATGCGGTGCTGGTGGCTATCGGCCGCGTACCTAACGGTAAAAACCTCGATGCTGGCAAAGCTGGCGTAGAAGTTGACGATCGTGGTTTCATCCGCGTCGACAAACAGCTGCGTACTAACGTGCCGCACATCTACGCTATCGGCGACATCGTCGGTCAGCCTATGCTGGCGCACAAAGGCGTACACGAAGGCCACGTTGCGGCCGAAGTTATTGCCGGAATGAAGCACTACTTCGACCCGAAAGTTATCCCATCCATCGCATACACCGAGCCGGAAGTTGCATGGGTTGGCCTGACCGAGAAAGAAGCCAAAGAAAAAGGCATCAGCTACGAAACCTCCACCTTCCCGTGGGCGGCTTCCGGGCGTGCTATCGCTTCCGACTGTGCTGACGGTATGACCAAGCTGATTTTCGACAAAGAAACCCATCGCATCATTGGTGGCGCGATTGTCGGTACTAACGGCGGCGAGCTGCTGGGTGAGATTGGCCTGGCAATCGAAATGGGCTGCGATGCCGAAGATATCGCACTGACTATCCACGCACACCCGACTCTGCATGAGTCTGTGGGCCTGGCTGCTGAAGTGTTTGAAGGTAGCATTACCGACCTGCCAAACCCGAAAGCAAAAAAGAAGTAA
- the aceF gene encoding acetyltransferase component of pyruvate dehydrogenase complex, whose amino-acid sequence MAIEIKVPDIGADEVEVTEVMVKVGDKVEAEQSLITVEGDKASMEVPSPQAGVVKEIKVSVGDKVETGKLIMIFDSAEGAADAAPAKAEEKKEAPAAAAASAAKEVNVPDIGSDEVEVTEVMVKVGDKVEAEQSLITVEGDKASMEVPAPFAGTVKEIKISTGDKVSTGSLIMVFEVAGEGSAAPAQESAPAASAPAAASGAKDVNVPDIGGDEVEVTEVMVKVGDKVAAEQSLITVEGDKASMEVPAPFAGTVKEIKISTGDKVSTGSLIMVFEVEGAAPAAAPAAKQEAAPAAAKAEKPAAAPAPAKAEGKSEFAENDAYVHATPLIRRLAREFGVNLAKVKGTGRKGRILREDVQAYVKDAVKRAESAPAGATGGGLPGMLPWPKVDFSKFGEIEEVELGRIQKISGANLSRNWVMIPHVTHFDKTDITDLEAFRKQQNAEAEKRKLDVKYTPVVFIMKAVAAALEQMPRFNSSLSEDGQRLTLKKYINIGVAVDTPNGLVVPVFKDVNKKSVTELSRELTTISKKARDGKLTAGEMQGGCFTISSIGGLGTTHFAPIVNAPEVAILGVSKSSMEPVWNGKEFTPRLMMPISLSFDHRVIDGADGARFITIINNMLSDIRRLVM is encoded by the coding sequence ATGGCTATCGAAATTAAAGTACCAGACATCGGCGCAGATGAAGTTGAAGTCACCGAAGTTATGGTCAAAGTTGGCGATAAAGTTGAAGCCGAACAGTCCCTTATTACCGTAGAGGGCGATAAAGCCTCTATGGAAGTACCTTCCCCGCAGGCGGGTGTGGTTAAAGAGATTAAAGTCTCTGTAGGTGACAAGGTTGAAACCGGTAAGCTCATCATGATTTTCGATTCTGCCGAAGGTGCCGCTGACGCGGCGCCTGCTAAGGCTGAAGAGAAGAAAGAGGCGCCGGCTGCTGCTGCCGCTTCTGCTGCTAAAGAAGTTAACGTACCTGACATCGGTTCTGACGAAGTTGAAGTCACCGAGGTTATGGTCAAAGTTGGCGATAAAGTTGAAGCTGAACAGTCTCTTATCACCGTTGAGGGCGACAAGGCCTCTATGGAAGTTCCGGCCCCATTCGCCGGTACCGTTAAAGAGATCAAAATCAGCACTGGCGACAAAGTCTCTACCGGTTCACTGATTATGGTGTTCGAAGTTGCGGGCGAAGGCTCTGCGGCACCGGCCCAGGAATCAGCTCCGGCGGCCAGCGCTCCGGCTGCAGCTTCTGGTGCGAAAGATGTAAACGTACCGGATATCGGTGGCGACGAAGTTGAAGTTACCGAAGTGATGGTTAAAGTTGGCGACAAAGTTGCTGCGGAACAGTCACTGATTACCGTGGAAGGCGACAAAGCCTCTATGGAAGTTCCGGCACCGTTCGCGGGTACCGTTAAAGAGATCAAAATCAGCACCGGAGATAAAGTTTCTACCGGCTCTCTGATTATGGTGTTCGAAGTTGAAGGTGCCGCACCAGCGGCAGCTCCGGCGGCTAAACAGGAAGCGGCACCGGCTGCGGCGAAAGCCGAGAAGCCAGCGGCAGCTCCAGCCCCGGCTAAAGCGGAAGGCAAATCTGAATTTGCTGAAAACGACGCTTACGTTCACGCAACCCCGCTGATTCGTCGCCTGGCGCGTGAGTTTGGCGTTAACCTGGCGAAAGTGAAAGGTACTGGTCGTAAAGGCCGAATCCTGCGCGAAGACGTCCAGGCATACGTGAAAGACGCGGTTAAACGCGCTGAGTCTGCGCCTGCCGGTGCTACCGGTGGCGGTCTGCCGGGCATGCTGCCATGGCCGAAAGTGGACTTCAGCAAATTTGGTGAAATTGAAGAAGTCGAACTGGGCCGCATCCAGAAAATCTCTGGTGCTAACCTGAGCCGTAACTGGGTCATGATCCCGCACGTTACGCACTTCGACAAAACTGATATCACCGATCTGGAAGCGTTCCGTAAGCAGCAGAATGCCGAAGCTGAGAAGCGCAAACTGGATGTGAAATACACCCCGGTTGTCTTCATCATGAAAGCCGTTGCTGCCGCGCTTGAGCAGATGCCACGCTTCAACAGCTCGCTGTCTGAAGACGGTCAGCGTCTGACGCTGAAGAAATACATCAACATCGGCGTGGCGGTAGATACGCCAAATGGCCTGGTGGTTCCGGTCTTTAAAGATGTGAACAAGAAAAGCGTTACCGAGCTTTCTCGTGAACTGACCACCATCTCCAAAAAAGCGCGTGATGGCAAACTGACCGCAGGCGAAATGCAGGGCGGCTGCTTTACCATCTCCAGCATTGGCGGTCTGGGTACAACCCACTTTGCGCCAATTGTTAATGCGCCGGAAGTGGCTATCCTTGGGGTCTCTAAATCCTCCATGGAGCCGGTGTGGAATGGTAAAGAGTTTACTCCGCGTCTGATGATGCCGATTTCACTCTCCTTCGACCACCGTGTGATTGACGGGGCTGATGGTGCGCGCTTTATCACCATCATTAACAATATGCTGTCCGACATTCGCCGTCTGGTGATGTAA